Proteins encoded by one window of Acinonyx jubatus isolate Ajub_Pintada_27869175 chromosome X, VMU_Ajub_asm_v1.0, whole genome shotgun sequence:
- the DYNLT3 gene encoding dynein light chain Tctex-type 3 isoform X2, with translation MLPTGGVPFLHEGGALMGAAPKHVWGRSLLKGQCAAADLHQPIAPPRRRLRATMEEYHRHCDECIDGVLGGEDYNQNNINQWTASIVEQSLTHLVKLGKAYKYIVTCAVVQRSAYGFHTASSCFWDTTSDGTCTVRWENRTMNCIVNVFAIAIVL, from the exons ATGCTCCCAACGGGGGGGGTGCCTTTTCTACACGAAGGCGGGGCTCTCATGGGGGCCGCCCCGAAACACGTATGGGGGCGGAGTCTCCTAAAAGGCCAGTGCGCGGCCGCGGATCTCCACCAACCCATCGCTCCGCCCCGCAGGAGACTACGCGCCACCATGGAGGAGTACCATCGCCACTGCGACGAG TGTATAGATGGGGTCTTGGGAGGTGAAGATTATAACCAGAATAACATCAACCAATGGACTGCAAGCATCGTGGAACAGTCCTTAACACATTTGGTTAAGCTGGGAAAAGCTTATAAATATATCG TGACCTGTGCGGTGGTCCAGAGGAGTGCATATGGCTTTCACACAGCCAGTTCATGTTTTTGGGATACTACATCTGATG gaACCTGTACCGTGAGATGGGAGAACCGAACCATGAACTGTATTGTCAATGTTTTTGCCATTGCTATTGTCCTGTGA
- the DYNLT3 gene encoding dynein light chain Tctex-type 3 isoform X1 — protein MLPTGGVPFLHEGGALMGAAPKHVWGRSLLKGQCAAADLHQPIAPPRRRLRATMEEYHRHCDEVGFNVDEAHNIVKECIDGVLGGEDYNQNNINQWTASIVEQSLTHLVKLGKAYKYIVTCAVVQRSAYGFHTASSCFWDTTSDGTCTVRWENRTMNCIVNVFAIAIVL, from the exons ATGCTCCCAACGGGGGGGGTGCCTTTTCTACACGAAGGCGGGGCTCTCATGGGGGCCGCCCCGAAACACGTATGGGGGCGGAGTCTCCTAAAAGGCCAGTGCGCGGCCGCGGATCTCCACCAACCCATCGCTCCGCCCCGCAGGAGACTACGCGCCACCATGGAGGAGTACCATCGCCACTGCGACGAG GTTGGCTTCAATGTTGATGAAGCTCACAATATTGTTAAAGAG TGTATAGATGGGGTCTTGGGAGGTGAAGATTATAACCAGAATAACATCAACCAATGGACTGCAAGCATCGTGGAACAGTCCTTAACACATTTGGTTAAGCTGGGAAAAGCTTATAAATATATCG TGACCTGTGCGGTGGTCCAGAGGAGTGCATATGGCTTTCACACAGCCAGTTCATGTTTTTGGGATACTACATCTGATG gaACCTGTACCGTGAGATGGGAGAACCGAACCATGAACTGTATTGTCAATGTTTTTGCCATTGCTATTGTCCTGTGA